From the genome of Cyanobacterium sp. T60_A2020_053:
CAATTAGGTGTTGATGAAAAGTATTTTGGTGAAGCAAAAGGAGATAACTAATTATTCATTATTAATTATTCCATTTCCATCTCATCCAAAAAACCATTATAGGCTTCCATACCATGTTCACCAATATCTAAACCAAGATATTCTTCCTCCTCAGAAACCCTCAAACCAAAAGTAATTTTCAGCACATACCAAAATAGAAAACTAAAAATAGTCATGGTTAAAGCAACCCCAAAAATACCAATAATTTGTACGCCAAATAAACTAAAGTCTCCAGTGGTTAATAAGCCTCTAATATCACCACCACCCCAAATCCAATGACCAATAAGAGGATAAGCGAAAGCTACTAAAAAGAAACTAAATAATAAAAAGTCAATAAACTTAATTCTCTCAGCCACCGCCCCAGAAACAATAGTAGCCGCCGTACCAGCAAAAGCCACTTGAAACAAGAATTTAGCTGCCAACGGCACACCCGTCCAATTTAAGGCATTGTAAACCCCTACATAAGCATCTCCTGTGGCTGGACTGTTATCACTACCATTGAGGAAAAAACCGCTCGAACCGATGATATTATTACCATCACCAAACATCAGAGCAAAGCCTACTCCCCAAAAAGCGAGGGTAGAAATGGCAAACACGATGAGGTTTTTCGATAATAAATTAACCGCATTTTTGCGCCTACAAAAACCCGTTTCCAGCATGGCAAAACCAGCATTCATAAAAATAACCAAAATTGATGCCACCACCACCCATAAAGTATCTAATCCTACCTTTAAATTGATACTAGCCTCACTTAATTCTCTTAAAGTGGTTTGTGCTGATACTGCACTAACACTAGAAAAAAGGAGGAGGGCGCTGAGTAACACACAACCCTGCCAACTAGGAGAAACCTTTATTTTTCTAATAATACTTTTTATTTGCTTTTTTCTAGTTTGAATTTTTAACATTACTCCTCTAAAAATAACTTTTGGTCAACATTTTACCAATTATTTTGGCAACAGTAAGAAAAACTATAGGATTATCAAAATTTCAGCTAATTATTCACATTGTTTTGAAATACCAAGACAAAAAAAATATATATCTTTCATCCTTGATGAAATGTAAGGTAATATACCATTAATTGCAAATTAGTAGTTCAAAACTTCTGAAAAAATCTTTTTCATCAAAAAAAAAAAAAACTTATCACTTATTATTTGTTAGTTATTACTTTGTTTCAACTAAAAAATTGATAATGAAAACCCCCTATTTGAAAAACCCAGCGCCCTCCACCGTAACTTTTGTATCAAAGTGAGATAATATTTCAGTGGAAACAGAAAATATATAATAAAATAGACACAGACCATCAAAGACTGCCAAAGAAATTATGTCCAATCCCATTCCCTTTCGAGAATTTACAGGTCTAAAACAAGCCGGATTTTTTGAAAACCTAAAACAACCTCGCTTTAGCGGTCAACTTTTATTAACTGGTCCTCGTAGCAAATGGGTGTTTTATCTCTATCTCGGCAGACTCGTTTACGCCACAGGAGGCAATCACCCCATCAGAAGATGGCGACGTAACCTAGTCGCCAACATACCCCAAATTCCCTCCCACATGAGCTCCATTCAATCCGAAATAGATCGACTTCCCCTTGACGAAAGAAACAACTGTTGGGAATATGAACTACTGTGCTTTTGGGTCGAACAACAAAAAGTAAGCCTTGAACAGGCCGCCAGAATGATTCGCCAGAACATCATTGAAGTATTATTCGATGTGACACAAGCAATGCAGGTCACCTGTGAATTAAAATCAGAACGACAACTCCCCTTCTCCACCCGTCTAGTGTTAATTGATGCCGAACAAGTAATTCAAGAAGCGCAAAAATCATGGCACTCTTGGCAATCAGCAAAAATAGCTGACCGCTCTCCCGACATGGCGCCCGTCATCACCCAACCAGAAGAACTAGAACAACAAACCAACCCCCAAATCTATCAAACCCTCAGTCAGTTACTAGACGGGCAACAGACCCTGCGCGATTTATCCGTACGCATGAAACGAGACGTTTTAACCGTCACTCGTTCCCTTTTGCCCTATGTACAAAGAGGATTAGTCAAATTAGTCGAAATTCCAGACTTAGAAGCACCAAAACTACCCATCGGTAACGACTTAGACGAAGAAACTTCCGCCAACCTAAAAATTACCATCGCCTGTGTGGACGATAGCCCCCTAATTTGTCAAACGATGGAGAAGATTATTACCACCGCCGGAT
Proteins encoded in this window:
- a CDS encoding response regulator, whose translation is MSNPIPFREFTGLKQAGFFENLKQPRFSGQLLLTGPRSKWVFYLYLGRLVYATGGNHPIRRWRRNLVANIPQIPSHMSSIQSEIDRLPLDERNNCWEYELLCFWVEQQKVSLEQAARMIRQNIIEVLFDVTQAMQVTCELKSERQLPFSTRLVLIDAEQVIQEAQKSWHSWQSAKIADRSPDMAPVITQPEELEQQTNPQIYQTLSQLLDGQQTLRDLSVRMKRDVLTVTRSLLPYVQRGLVKLVEIPDLEAPKLPIGNDLDEETSANLKITIACVDDSPLICQTMEKIITTAGYSFIGINDALRAIAILLAKKPDLIFLDLIMPNANGYEICSQLRKLTFFKHTPIVILTGNDGLVDRVRAKMVGSSDFIGKPVDTALVLDTIRKHLKISVS